From the Cryptomeria japonica chromosome 2, Sugi_1.0, whole genome shotgun sequence genome, one window contains:
- the LOC131064260 gene encoding uncharacterized protein LOC131064260 translates to MSGLGAIPRPMSDEIDITDSNGSDQDIATDYRDDSGDKERSDASEEDLDDQGDDTKEQEVGGDKGDPDTREGEHDGDDDEDEDEDEDEDEDDGKEDASDEDESGIVHHSREDTKSIDPPSLPRQAKRGPDPDPHQTILTIQRQYEQEEPIRSQAQAVVVPDPHWREGDPASVQEWRSLIQNIVTDFIMTAHVQILHRP, encoded by the exons ATGTCggggctaggagccattcctaggcctatgagtgatgagatcgacatcacagATTCAAATGGGTCAGATCAGGACATAGCAACAGATTATAGAGATGACTCAG GCGACAAAGAGAGATCCGATGCATCCGAGGAGGATTTAGATGATCAGGGTGATGACACAAAGGAGCAGGAGGTAGGTGGAGACAAAGGTGATCCTGATACCAGAGAGGGAGAACATGATGGAgatgatgacgaggatgaggatgaggatgaggacgaggatgaggacgaCGGCAAGGAGGATGCAAGCGACGAGGATGAGTCAGGCATAGTTCATCACTCTAGAGAGGATACCAAATCCATAGATCCACCAAGTCTCCCACGACAGGCAAAGAGGGGTCCTGATCCTGATCCTCATCAGACTATACTGACTATACAGAGACAGTATGAGCAAGAAGAGCCCATCAGATCCCAGGCTCAGGCAGTCGTTGTCCCCGATCCTCACtggcgagagggagatccag CTAGCGTCCAAGAATGGCGTTCTCTGATTCAAAATATAGTGACAGACTTTATTATGACTGCACACGTACAAATACTGCACAGACCCTAG